From Chloroflexota bacterium, the proteins below share one genomic window:
- the chrA gene encoding chromate efflux transporter, which produces MSGSLAEVAAASLRLGLTSFGGPIAHLGYFRDEYVVRRKWIDEQRYADLVALCQFLPGPASSQVGIGLGIIRAGLLGGIVAWLGFTLPSAIALTVFALGVQNAEVSNAGWLHGLKIVAVAVVAQAVWGMAKSLCPDRERATIAILAAIAVLAIPNALGQVGTIALAGLVGWLLLPAAAPPPASATAIPLSRRTGIIAWVLFFGFLVGLPLIRLIAPSQAIALMDSFYRVGSLVFGGGHVVLPLLAAEVVPTGWVTNEQFIAGYGAAQAVPGPLFTFSAYLGVMMAQPPNGLAGGTLALLSIFLPSFFLVVGALPFWETARSQPAFQSALKGINAAVVGLLGAALYTPVFTSAIVTTPDLMLALLAFGLLMYWKTPPWLVVVLTALGGAALGAPR; this is translated from the coding sequence ATGAGCGGGTCGCTTGCAGAGGTCGCGGCGGCCTCGCTGCGCCTCGGTCTGACCTCGTTCGGCGGCCCCATCGCCCACCTCGGCTACTTCCGCGACGAGTACGTCGTCCGTCGCAAGTGGATCGACGAGCAACGCTACGCCGATCTGGTTGCGCTCTGCCAGTTCCTGCCAGGGCCAGCCAGCAGCCAGGTCGGCATCGGTCTTGGGATCATTCGGGCTGGACTGCTCGGCGGCATCGTGGCCTGGCTCGGGTTCACCCTGCCGTCGGCCATCGCGCTGACGGTGTTCGCGCTCGGCGTCCAGAACGCGGAGGTCAGCAACGCCGGCTGGCTGCACGGGCTGAAGATCGTCGCCGTGGCCGTGGTGGCGCAGGCCGTCTGGGGCATGGCGAAGTCGCTCTGCCCCGACCGGGAGCGCGCCACCATCGCCATCCTGGCCGCCATCGCGGTGCTGGCCATCCCGAACGCGCTCGGGCAGGTCGGCACGATCGCCCTGGCCGGACTGGTCGGCTGGCTGCTGCTGCCGGCCGCCGCCCCGCCGCCCGCCTCAGCCACGGCGATCCCCCTGAGTCGGCGGACCGGCATCATCGCGTGGGTGCTGTTCTTCGGCTTCCTGGTCGGCCTGCCGCTGATCCGGCTGATCGCGCCGTCCCAGGCCATCGCCCTGATGGACAGCTTCTACCGCGTCGGCTCGCTGGTGTTCGGCGGCGGGCACGTCGTTCTGCCGCTGCTGGCGGCCGAAGTCGTGCCGACTGGCTGGGTCACCAACGAGCAGTTCATCGCCGGCTACGGCGCAGCCCAGGCGGTCCCTGGCCCGTTGTTCACCTTCTCCGCCTATCTCGGCGTGATGATGGCCCAGCCGCCGAACGGGCTGGCCGGCGGCACACTGGCCCTGTTGTCGATCTTCCTGCCGTCGTTCTTCCTGGTGGTCGGCGCGCTGCCGTTCTGGGAGACGGCCCGCTCGCAGCCGGCCTTCCAGTCCGCGCTCAAGGGGATCAACGCGGCGGTGGTGGGCCTGCTCGGGGCGGCGCTCTACACGCCGGTCTTCACCAGCGCCATCGTCACCACACCGGATCTGATGCTGGCCCTGCTGGCGTTCGGGCTGTTGATGTACTGGAAGACGCCGCCGTGGCTGGTGGTCGTGCTGACCGCGCTGGGCGGCGCGGCGCTCGGAGCGCCGCGGTAG
- a CDS encoding alcohol dehydrogenase catalytic domain-containing protein: protein MQRALLSDIKKIEIEEVPSKLPGAGEARVSIEACGICGSDLHMYDGSHPVLRPPLVMGHEFVGRVMDVGEGVTNVRPGDRVIGIAGRGCTECEACLEGHYNWCEGLKVIGGHIPGALAEELVLPSDQFLTIPEWIPQDQATLIEVGAVGMHTIARYGDVTGKSCLVLGAGPVGLVLTACLKAVGAGPIVVSDISAARREMAQQVGADLVINPLEEGAEDAVKARFPRGMEVAFDCAGREASLLSALRLTRRGASVILTAIFPATVTLPMAQVQRAERKLIGVQMYQKQDFLDVIELLEQKKLDLSGIVTHEVPLAQTAEAFHLLESADAAAGKVLIKVKG, encoded by the coding sequence ATGCAGCGTGCGCTACTGAGCGACATCAAGAAGATCGAGATCGAAGAGGTTCCGTCGAAGCTGCCGGGCGCGGGCGAGGCCCGGGTCTCGATCGAGGCGTGCGGCATCTGCGGCTCGGACCTGCACATGTACGACGGCAGCCACCCGGTCCTGCGGCCGCCGCTGGTGATGGGCCACGAGTTCGTGGGGCGGGTCATGGACGTGGGCGAGGGCGTGACCAACGTCAGGCCCGGCGACCGCGTCATCGGGATCGCGGGGCGTGGCTGCACCGAGTGCGAGGCCTGCCTGGAGGGGCACTACAACTGGTGCGAGGGGCTGAAGGTCATCGGCGGGCACATCCCAGGCGCGCTGGCCGAGGAGCTGGTGCTGCCGTCTGACCAGTTCCTGACCATTCCGGAGTGGATCCCGCAGGATCAGGCGACGCTGATCGAGGTTGGCGCGGTGGGCATGCACACCATCGCGCGGTACGGCGACGTGACCGGCAAGTCGTGCCTGGTGCTGGGCGCGGGGCCGGTCGGCCTGGTGCTGACGGCCTGCCTCAAGGCGGTCGGGGCCGGCCCGATTGTGGTCAGCGACATCAGCGCGGCTCGCCGCGAGATGGCGCAGCAGGTGGGCGCGGATCTGGTCATCAACCCGCTGGAGGAGGGCGCTGAGGACGCCGTCAAGGCCCGGTTCCCGCGCGGCATGGAGGTGGCGTTCGACTGCGCTGGCCGCGAGGCCTCGCTGCTCTCGGCGCTGCGCCTGACCCGCCGGGGCGCATCGGTCATCCTGACGGCGATCTTCCCGGCGACGGTTACCCTGCCGATGGCCCAGGTGCAGCGGGCCGAGCGCAAGCTGATCGGCGTGCAGATGTACCAGAAGCAGGACTTCCTGGACGTGATCGAGCTGCTGGAGCAGAAGAAGCTCGACCTGAGCGGCATCGTAACGCACGAGGTGCCGCTCGCGCAGACGGCCGAGGCGTTCCACCTGCTGGAGTCGGCGGACGCGGCGGCCGGTAAGGTGCTGATCAAGGTCAAGGGGTAG